The following is a genomic window from Paenibacillus thiaminolyticus.
TCGGTCTCCAGCGGCGATCTCGGTATCGACGCGGACGACAGCGAGAAGGAATCCGACACGGAGAATAAGGACAATCAAGAGCTGTTCGATGCGATGAAAGAGATTTTGAAGGACAAAGTGAAGAACGTGAAGGCATCGAAGCGGCTGAAGTCCCATCCGGTCTGCCTCTCTAGCGAAGGCGAATTGTCCATCGAGATGGAGAAAATTTTGAAGGCGATGCCGAACAGCCAGGATGTTCAGGCGGACAAGGTGCTGGAAATCAACGTCAACCATGACGTATTCCAGTCGTTGCAGGACGCGCTGGCGAACGACCGCGAGAAGCTGAGCCTGTACACGAACCTGCTGTACAATCAGGCGCTGCTGATCGAAGGGCTGCCGATTGGCGATCCGGTACAATTCACGAATGATATTTGCAAAGTGATGGTATAGATGAGGGCAAGGAGAGAACCCGATGCTGGCGTTAGCCGGTGTCGGGTTTTTGGCGTACGCCAGGCATGGGCGTCATCTTTAGGGTGAACGTCCCGAAAGGGAACTGGCTTGCTCCATCTGAGGATTGTTTTCACATACGGTGATGTGTATGCAGAGGCGGGGGGAATCTCCCCCCACCCGCAATGGATCATGCTTCTTCTACATTTGTATGCAACAGTTTCAAGCTGGTATCAAACTCTTGTTCGATAGCTTCGTCCCGTTGATAGGTAAACAGGCTTATGACAATACTGGCGATAAGGTTGACGATAAATCCGGGAATGATTTCGTATATATCCTTAGTAATTTGCAAGTCAATGTTTTTCCAGATAATCACGGTTGCTGCACCTGCTAACATTCCGGCAATGGCACCCCAATTGGTCATTTTTCTCCAGTACAGGCTTAATACGATAACGGGGCCAAAGGAAGCGCCAAAACCGGCCCAGGCATAAGCGACGAGACTTAAAATGGTTTTATTCTCACCGCCCAACGCGAGCAGGCAGGCGATGACTGAAATCGTTAGAACAGCCATTCTTCCAAAGAACACAAGTTCTTTATCAGAGGCATTTTTACGCAGAATCAGCTTATATAAATCTTCTGTTAATGCACTAGAGGTTACAATGAGCTGAGAAGACACCGTGCTCATTATGGCAGCCAATACAGCAGCAAGGACTATTCCGGCAATAAACGGATGGAATAAAATTTGTCCAAGTTGAATGAAGACAGCTTCTGGATTAGACAATATATAATTTGTTTGTGTAAAAAAAGCAAGACCAATCAATGCTGTTAATGAAGCGCCAAGTAATGAGGCAACCATCCAGCCCATACCGATACGTCGCGCAGTTTTGGTCTCCTGTACAGAGCGGATGGCCATAAAGCGGACGATAATATGTGGTTGACCAACATAGCCAAGTCCCCAGGCAACTGCGGAGATGATGCCGAGCGCAGTGGTGCTAGTAAATAAATCCAGGAGGGACGGATCTATGGATCTGATTGTATCAACTGTGTTGGCCAACCCACCCGTCTCGCTCATCGCTAACAACGGCACAAGGATAAGGGCAAGCAGCATGATAAGCCCTTGGACAAAGTCCGTCCAACTGACAGCAAGAAAGCCCCCAAACAATGTATAGGCAACAACCACTCCGGAAACGAGGAGCAGCCCCGCTAGGTAAGGAAGGGAGAAGGAGTTTTCAAAAAAGACGGCTCCTGCCACCATACCTGAGGAAATATAGAATGTAAAGAAAATAAGGATAACAATGGAGGAAACGATCCGCAGAAGTTTGGTGCTATCCTTAAATCGATTTTCCAAAAACGACGGAATGGTAATGGAATTTCCGGAAACTTCCGTGTATGTGCGCAAACGCGGGGCAACAAACAGCCAGTTAAGATAGGCCCCAACCGATAAGCCAAGGGCAATCCAGGTATTTGACAGTCCCGTCAGGTAAATTCCTCCCGGAAGCCCCATTAACAGCCATCCGCTCATATCGGCAGCCCCAGCACTTAAAGCGGTTACAGCAGGCCCTAAGGAACGTCCCCCTAACATATAGTCCGTCAAGTTTGTCGTTTTGCGGAAAGCATACCACCCTATACCCAGCATCGTTGCCATATATATCACGATGGCAATCATTTTTAGGGTATTTTCTGACATTCTCCCACCTCGCTTAAAATGGTTATCATTCAATATATAACCATTACATTAACATGTTGACCTGAATTTCGAAACAGCCAGGATGGGTGGTTATGCTACAGCTATGGGATTTCTGGCTATGGCGAGAAATTACACTGCTTTGGGGTGGGCATCAGCTATTCTCGCAGTACTCGCTGAAATGGAATTCGGTGGAAAAAGCTTACTTTCGAAGTATCTTGATAACGGAAACAGATACTTAATCGAACTTCTTACCTTCATGGATAAAAATAAACAATATGATATCATCAGAGTAAAGCTTCCATTTCTTCAGTACTACCATGTTGATGGTGATATTCGATTCGTTATTGGCCAGGGCCAAGTCACCGGGGTTCATTATCGTGGTGGTGACTGGGCTACTGATCAATAATCTAGGTAGAAAAGTAAGAGATAACTGTATG
Proteins encoded in this region:
- the putP gene encoding sodium/proline symporter PutP codes for the protein MSENTLKMIAIVIYMATMLGIGWYAFRKTTNLTDYMLGGRSLGPAVTALSAGAADMSGWLLMGLPGGIYLTGLSNTWIALGLSVGAYLNWLFVAPRLRTYTEVSGNSITIPSFLENRFKDSTKLLRIVSSIVILIFFTFYISSGMVAGAVFFENSFSLPYLAGLLLVSGVVVAYTLFGGFLAVSWTDFVQGLIMLLALILVPLLAMSETGGLANTVDTIRSIDPSLLDLFTSTTALGIISAVAWGLGYVGQPHIIVRFMAIRSVQETKTARRIGMGWMVASLLGASLTALIGLAFFTQTNYILSNPEAVFIQLGQILFHPFIAGIVLAAVLAAIMSTVSSQLIVTSSALTEDLYKLILRKNASDKELVFFGRMAVLTISVIACLLALGGENKTILSLVAYAWAGFGASFGPVIVLSLYWRKMTNWGAIAGMLAGAATVIIWKNIDLQITKDIYEIIPGFIVNLIASIVISLFTYQRDEAIEQEFDTSLKLLHTNVEEA